The genomic DNA GCCACTATACATCCTTTGGAATCAACGAATAGATTTCCAGGATGCATATCAGCATGAAAAAATCCATCTCGCAACGCATGCAATAAAAACGACTGAATAAGTGAAACCGACAAACATTCTAAATCATGACCAACATCACGCAATTTATCAATATCTGATATTTTTATTCCGTCTATCCATTCCATAGTAACTACATCACGCCCTGTCCGATCCCAGTCAATTTTAGGGACACGAAATCCTCTATCATCAGTGATATTATCAGCCATTTCCGAAAAAGCTGCTGCCTCAAGTCGTAAATCCATTTCAATTTTTGTAACTTGCTCCAAAGTACGAACTATCTCCAATAAGCGCATCCTATTCATGGAAGGAATAAATTTCTCCTGTATGCGCGCAATAAAGTACATAGTTTTAATATCTTTAAAAAATTGTTTGCGCACACCGGGGCGTATGACCTTTACAGCTACCTTTCTATATCCATCAACATCATTTACAATTGCAGGATGTAATTGCGCAATAGATGCCGCTGCAATAGGATCAGAAAAATCATAATACAGCTCCTCAATTTGGCGATTCAATGAAGAGGATACTAAAAGCTTAGCAATATCAGTAGAGAAAAAACCCATTCTATCTTGTAGCAAAGAAAGATCCTCAGATAATTTAGCCCCAATAATATCAGGTCGAGTAGCCAAAAACTGGCCCATTTTAACATAAGACGGACCAAGACGTTCCATAGCTCGAGCCAAACGATGACTATGTCGATAATTCCTTGACTTCCCTCTAGCAAAAAAAGAACTTATTTTTTGAAAAAATACCAACTTATAAGGCAACTGATCAAAGGATAAAGATGATATAACGCCTTCACGTACTAATACCCAAACAATACGAAATAGATTATAATATTCTCCGAATAAAATATGCATATCATCCTCAAAATTTCCATCCAGAATGGAGCGCCACAATACCACCTGTATAGTTTTTAACTGATATATTAGAAAATCCAGAATCAGCAATCATCGCAGAAAAATCCTGTTGATTGGGGAACCTTCGTATAGACTCAACTAAATATCGGTATGGTTCTTCATCGCCTGCAACTAATTTTCCTATATGAGGTATGACTTGAAAAGACCAAATATCATATATTTTATTAAGAATAGGATACTGAACTTCAGAAAATTCTAATATAAGCAATCTTCCTCCATACTCAAGGATACGATAAATCTCCTGCAGAACTAATTTTATACGTGGCATATTGCGAATACCAAAAGCTAATGTGCATGCACTAAAACTACTGGATTCAAAAGGAAGATGCTCAGCATCTGCTTCAACAAAGGTTATATTATTTTGTAATTTTTCTTTAAAAGCGCGTTCCTTACCTATAGAAAGCATCTCCTTGTTAATATCTGCAACTACTATATGAGATTTGAAATCCGAAGATTCTGCTATACGAAAAGCAATATCACCTGTACCACCAGCAACATCTAATACACGATAATTTGCAGATTTTCGAGGATTAAGAGCAGAAACCATTGCCTCTTTCCAAAACCTATGCAATCCTAGAGACATAAAGTCATTCATAACATCATAACGATAGGCTACTCTCGAAAAAACATTGTTAACCATGCCTTGCTTATCTTCTGCTGCAATTTTACGGAATCCATAAGATATTTCCATTTCTTCAGCAGATCCAAAACGATCTTTTATCATATTCACTTAATCCAATCAAAAGGAGAACTCCTAATAATTAAACCCGAAAAAACAAAATTGTAATCAGATATAAATTATTATAAATTCACTATTACAGAAGACCTATATTGATATTTATTAATAAATTATATTGAATTATAATCTATATGTTTTGAAAGATTATTACTAGAACAAAGAATACAGATTGTCTGTTAATAATATTTATACATTAAATATTATCCTCAATATCTTTATCCACAATTATGATATAAAATTTTCAAAAGAACT from Candidatus Liberibacter americanus str. Sao Paulo includes the following:
- the ubiE gene encoding bifunctional demethylmenaquinone methyltransferase/2-methoxy-6-polyprenyl-1,4-benzoquinol methylase UbiE → MIKDRFGSAEEMEISYGFRKIAAEDKQGMVNNVFSRVAYRYDVMNDFMSLGLHRFWKEAMVSALNPRKSANYRVLDVAGGTGDIAFRIAESSDFKSHIVVADINKEMLSIGKERAFKEKLQNNITFVEADAEHLPFESSSFSACTLAFGIRNMPRIKLVLQEIYRILEYGGRLLILEFSEVQYPILNKIYDIWSFQVIPHIGKLVAGDEEPYRYLVESIRRFPNQQDFSAMIADSGFSNISVKNYTGGIVALHSGWKF
- the ubiB gene encoding 2-polyprenylphenol 6-hydroxylase, producing the protein MHILFGEYYNLFRIVWVLVREGVISSLSFDQLPYKLVFFQKISSFFARGKSRNYRHSHRLARAMERLGPSYVKMGQFLATRPDIIGAKLSEDLSLLQDRMGFFSTDIAKLLVSSSLNRQIEELYYDFSDPIAAASIAQLHPAIVNDVDGYRKVAVKVIRPGVRKQFFKDIKTMYFIARIQEKFIPSMNRMRLLEIVRTLEQVTKIEMDLRLEAAAFSEMADNITDDRGFRVPKIDWDRTGRDVVTMEWIDGIKISDIDKLRDVGHDLECLSVSLIQSFLLHALRDGFFHADMHPGNLFVDSKGCIVAVDMGITGRLCKKERNFLAEILYGFITRDYQRVADVHFEAGYVPHKHNTASFAQALRAIGEPIHGLSSETISMGKLLTMLFEITELFDMETRPELVLLQKNMVVVEGVARMLNPQFNMWASSEPIVEAWIRDRIGPKKRIIDLQDGIKSAIRLVQITPDFVDSIEKISTLLVQAPINENTSSCYKEPVTNYSYIFLKTLVMCGVIFTFIYNIIMR